Proteins encoded together in one Impatiens glandulifera chromosome 1, dImpGla2.1, whole genome shotgun sequence window:
- the LOC124919467 gene encoding calcium-binding protein KIC-like, with the protein MNKTDTNNEVWEFEDLLPVMAEKLDSRTFISELCSGFKLLADPLTGLITSDSLSKNSAILGFDWMTREDAEAMVKEGDLKGNGFLNETEFCILMIRLSPGIMEDAETLLEKALHQELANSST; encoded by the coding sequence ATGAACAAAACCGACACGAATAATGAGGTTTGGGAGTTCGAGGATCTGTTACCTGTGATGGCGGAGAAGTTAGATTCTCGCACTTTCATATCCGAGCTCTGCTCGGGTTTTAAGCTACTGGCTGACCCATTAACAGGATTGATCACATCCGATAGCCTAAGTAAGAATTCGGCAATCCTGGGATTTGATTGGATGACAAGAGAAGATGCAGAAGCCATGGTGAAAGAAGGAGATCTTAAAGGCAACGGTTTTCTCAACGAGACTGAGTTTTGTATTCTCATGATAAGGCTTAGTCCTGGAATAATGGAAGATGCAGAAACATTGCTAGAGAAAGCCCTGCATCAAGAGTTAGCTAATTCTTctacttaa